The proteins below come from a single Flavobacterium lindanitolerans genomic window:
- a CDS encoding LysR family transcriptional regulator, whose amino-acid sequence MVNLEWYRTFKAVYKSGTLTGAAEVLFISQPGVSLHLSSLENYVGYKLFDRTGRKMVPTERGKVLYNFIIEALTKLEEAEKNFQRSTEKHTPTISVGMCFETFQITLEQYIATLPFNVIIQFGEYPEMVENLEKGILDIIITPQMVPKSGIDYQPFSSETIVLVGGNETDVQTFQALEEAGDFEAVELWLKQQKWYGTTGDMEHLRRFWQLNFNKYPDFRPNYIVPNLNSIVRCLSSGQGLAVIPDFLCKKDIDSGQIKMIWEGKVPLKNTLHFATRKKTIYADEIALIKEIFMKVMK is encoded by the coding sequence ATGGTAAATCTGGAATGGTACAGGACATTTAAAGCCGTATATAAATCAGGAACACTAACCGGAGCTGCCGAAGTACTGTTTATTTCACAGCCCGGAGTGAGTCTGCATTTGAGTTCGCTGGAAAACTATGTCGGATATAAGCTGTTTGACCGTACGGGACGTAAAATGGTTCCAACGGAAAGAGGGAAAGTGCTTTATAATTTTATTATAGAAGCGTTGACAAAACTGGAAGAGGCCGAAAAGAATTTCCAACGCAGCACGGAAAAGCACACACCTACTATTAGTGTGGGGATGTGTTTCGAAACGTTCCAGATTACGTTGGAGCAATATATTGCGACCTTACCATTTAATGTAATCATTCAATTTGGAGAATACCCCGAAATGGTAGAAAATCTTGAAAAAGGAATCTTGGACATTATCATCACGCCGCAAATGGTTCCAAAAAGCGGAATCGATTACCAGCCTTTTTCATCTGAAACCATAGTGCTGGTGGGTGGCAATGAAACAGACGTACAGACATTTCAGGCCTTGGAAGAAGCAGGTGATTTTGAAGCCGTTGAATTATGGCTGAAGCAGCAAAAGTGGTATGGTACAACCGGAGATATGGAACATTTGAGAAGGTTCTGGCAATTGAACTTCAATAAATATCCTGACTTTCGCCCGAACTATATCGTGCCCAACTTAAATTCTATCGTGCGTTGTCTTAGCAGTGGTCAGGGATTGGCAGTAATACCGGATTTTTTGTGTAAGAAAGATATTGATAGCGGCCAAATCAAGATGATATGGGAGGGAAAAGTACCTCTCAAAAACACGCTTCATTTTGCTACAAGAAAAAAGACAATCTACGCAGACGAGATTGCCCTAATCAAAGAAATATTTATGAAAGTGATGAAATAA